One genomic segment of Polynucleobacter sp. MWH-UH2A includes these proteins:
- a CDS encoding ferredoxin--NADP reductase, protein MAAYNTETVLSVHHWNDTLFSFTTTRNKALRFRSGHFLMIGLEVEGKPLVRAYSVASPNYEEHLEFLSIKVQDGPLTSRLQKIQVGDPILVSEKSVGTLVLDDLNPGKHLYLFSTGTGLAPFMSIIRDPETYEKFEKVVLIHGVRLVSELAYGDYIKNELTQHEYLGELIREKLIYYPTVTREAFKHTGRLTTAIESGQLFKDIGLPPLDPAVDRAMICGSPSMLKETSEMLDAKGFKVSPSLGQMGDYVYERAFVEK, encoded by the coding sequence ATGGCTGCATACAACACCGAAACCGTTTTATCCGTTCACCATTGGAACGACACCCTTTTTAGCTTTACTACCACACGCAATAAGGCACTTCGTTTTCGCAGTGGCCACTTTTTGATGATAGGACTTGAGGTAGAGGGAAAGCCGTTGGTAAGAGCCTATAGCGTTGCCAGCCCTAACTACGAAGAGCATCTTGAATTTCTAAGTATCAAAGTTCAAGATGGTCCACTCACCTCGCGTCTACAAAAAATTCAGGTTGGCGACCCAATACTAGTTAGTGAAAAATCTGTTGGCACATTAGTACTTGATGATTTAAATCCAGGAAAACATCTGTACTTATTTAGTACGGGCACGGGTCTAGCGCCATTCATGAGCATCATCCGCGATCCTGAGACTTACGAAAAATTTGAAAAGGTTGTCTTGATCCATGGTGTCCGCCTAGTTAGCGAACTTGCCTATGGTGACTATATAAAAAATGAGTTAACTCAGCATGAATACCTTGGTGAGCTTATTCGTGAAAAGCTCATCTACTATCCAACGGTCACTCGAGAAGCATTCAAACACACGGGTCGCCTCACTACAGCTATTGAGTCAGGCCAGCTCTTTAAAGATATTGGTTTGCCACCATTAGATCCCGCTGTTGACAGGGCAATGATTTGCGGTAGCCCTTCAATGCTTAAGGAAACCTCTGAAATGCTAGATGCAAAAGGCTTTAAAGTATCCCCAAGCCTTGGACAAATGGGCGACTATGTGTACGAGCGCGCATTTGTGGAGAAGTGA
- the lysS gene encoding lysine--tRNA ligase translates to MNDKTNSANTQTSATEVVDENHIIAERREKLAKLRSNGVAFPNDFVPTHLAADLHAHYDSLTKEELAEKKIHVKVAGRMVLKRVMGKASFATIQDRSGQIQFYINDELTGADTHGAFKHWDMGDFISAEGNLFKTNKGELSVESSSLRLLSKSLRPLPDKFHGLSDLETKYRQRYVDLIVNPESRNTFKARSKAIASLRRHMLDADFMEVETPMLHPIPGGAAAKPFITHHNALDMQMFLRIAPELYLKRLVVGGFERVFEINRNFRNEGVSPRHNPEFTMMEFYAAYTDYRWLMDFTEGLIRAAAIDAQGTAVLTHQGRELDLSKPFQRLTISEAILKYCGQSGKSYDPAQLEDAAFIRAELKKGGENPDSPTLKNAGLGALQLALFELVAEEHLWEPTYIIDYPIEVSPLARESDTRPGITERFELFITGREIANGFSELNDAEDQANRFRKQVEQKEAGDEEAMYFDHDFIRALEYGMPPTGGCGIGIDRLVMLLTDAPNIRDVILFPHLRREEE, encoded by the coding sequence ATGAACGATAAAACGAATTCAGCAAACACCCAGACCTCGGCAACTGAAGTTGTCGATGAAAATCACATCATTGCCGAACGCCGTGAGAAGTTAGCAAAACTTCGCTCGAATGGGGTCGCCTTTCCAAATGATTTTGTACCGACCCATTTGGCAGCTGACCTGCATGCTCATTACGATAGCTTGACTAAAGAAGAGCTAGCTGAGAAAAAGATTCATGTGAAAGTAGCTGGTCGCATGGTACTCAAACGTGTGATGGGTAAGGCCAGCTTCGCCACCATTCAAGATCGCAGTGGGCAAATTCAGTTCTACATCAATGATGAATTGACTGGTGCAGATACCCACGGTGCTTTCAAGCACTGGGATATGGGTGACTTTATCTCCGCTGAAGGCAATCTCTTTAAAACCAATAAAGGTGAGCTCTCTGTTGAGAGCAGCAGTCTACGCTTACTGAGCAAGTCATTGCGTCCATTGCCTGATAAGTTTCATGGCCTCTCCGATCTAGAAACAAAATATCGTCAGCGTTATGTTGATCTAATCGTCAACCCAGAAAGCCGCAATACCTTTAAAGCGCGTAGCAAGGCCATTGCCTCCCTGCGTCGCCATATGCTTGATGCCGACTTTATGGAAGTTGAAACGCCGATGCTCCACCCCATTCCTGGTGGTGCAGCAGCCAAACCATTCATCACCCATCACAATGCCCTGGACATGCAAATGTTCTTGCGTATCGCTCCTGAGCTTTATTTAAAGCGTTTGGTAGTGGGTGGCTTTGAGCGCGTCTTTGAAATTAATCGCAACTTCCGTAACGAAGGTGTGAGTCCTCGCCATAATCCAGAATTTACGATGATGGAGTTCTATGCGGCATATACAGATTACCGCTGGTTGATGGATTTTACAGAGGGTCTTATTCGCGCGGCAGCTATTGATGCACAAGGCACTGCCGTCTTGACTCACCAAGGTCGCGAACTGGATTTAAGCAAACCGTTTCAACGCTTAACGATTAGTGAGGCGATCTTGAAATATTGCGGTCAGTCTGGCAAAAGCTATGATCCCGCTCAGCTTGAAGATGCCGCATTCATTCGCGCCGAACTCAAAAAAGGTGGTGAGAATCCAGATTCCCCAACCCTCAAAAACGCAGGTCTAGGCGCATTGCAATTAGCGCTGTTTGAATTGGTTGCCGAGGAACACCTTTGGGAGCCAACTTACATCATTGATTACCCAATTGAAGTAAGCCCACTAGCAAGAGAATCAGATACTCGCCCAGGCATCACCGAGCGCTTTGAGCTGTTCATCACCGGTCGCGAGATTGCTAACGGCTTCTCAGAACTTAATGATGCTGAAGATCAAGCCAATCGCTTCCGTAAACAAGTGGAGCAAAAAGAAGCGGGTGATGAAGAGGCAATGTACTTTGATCACGACTTCATTCGCGCACTCGAATATGGCATGCCTCCTACAGGCGGTTGTGGTATTGGCATTGACCGTTTAGTCATGCTACTGACCGACGCGCCGAATATTCGGGATGTGATTCTCTTCCCGCACTTGCGTCGTGAAGAAGAATAA
- the prfB gene encoding peptide chain release factor 2 (programmed frameshift), with protein sequence MEAEQLNTISNTLSDLLTREQALRGYLDYDVKSRRLTEVNSILEDPSIWDDQKKAQALGKEKKLLDGVVSTLTDLNTNITGAIELFDMAKEESDFETIAAIEKDVEGYSKIINDLEFRRMFHNEMDSCNCFIDIQAGAGGTEACDWASMLYRQYLKYCERKGYKTEILEESDGDVAGIKSATIKVDGEYAYGHLRSETGVHRLVRKSPFDSSNGRHTSFASIYVYPEIDDSIEIEVNPADIRTDTYRASGAGGQHINKTDSAVRLTHVPTGIVVQCQNDRSQHRNRAEAMSMLKSRLYEHEMQKRRAEQDKLEASKTDVGWGHQIRSYVLDQSRIKDLRTNVEISNTQKVLDGDLDAFIEASLKQGV encoded by the exons ATGGAAGCTGAACAACTAAACACCATCTCAAACACCTTGTCCGATCTGCTCACCCGCGAGCAAGCTCTTCGGGGGTATCTT GACTACGACGTAAAGTCGCGTCGCCTCACGGAAGTTAATTCCATCCTAGAAGATCCCAGTATTTGGGATGATCAAAAGAAAGCGCAAGCCTTAGGCAAAGAAAAGAAATTGCTAGACGGCGTTGTTTCAACACTGACCGATCTCAATACCAATATTACTGGAGCCATTGAGCTCTTTGATATGGCCAAGGAAGAAAGTGATTTCGAAACCATCGCCGCTATTGAGAAAGATGTAGAAGGTTATAGCAAGATCATCAATGATCTGGAGTTCCGTCGCATGTTTCACAATGAGATGGATTCATGCAACTGCTTTATTGATATTCAAGCGGGGGCTGGCGGTACTGAAGCTTGTGACTGGGCTAGCATGCTATATCGCCAATACTTAAAGTATTGTGAACGCAAGGGATACAAAACTGAAATTTTGGAAGAGTCTGATGGCGATGTCGCTGGCATCAAGAGTGCTACTATCAAAGTCGATGGTGAATATGCATATGGTCACCTTCGCTCTGAAACAGGCGTACATCGCTTAGTGCGCAAATCTCCTTTTGACTCGTCTAATGGACGCCATACTTCCTTTGCCTCGATCTATGTCTATCCTGAGATTGATGACTCTATTGAAATTGAAGTGAATCCCGCAGATATTCGTACTGACACCTATCGCGCCTCTGGTGCAGGCGGTCAGCACATTAACAAAACTGATTCTGCTGTGCGCTTAACCCACGTTCCCACTGGAATTGTTGTGCAGTGTCAAAACGATCGTAGCCAACATCGCAACCGTGCTGAAGCAATGAGCATGCTGAAATCTCGCCTCTATGAACATGAAATGCAAAAGCGTCGCGCTGAGCAAGACAAGCTAGAGGCTAGCAAAACCGATGTGGGTTGGGGACATCAGATTCGCTCTTATGTTCTTGATCAAAGCCGTATTAAAGATTTGCGTACGAACGTTGAGATTTCAAATACTCAAAAAGTATTGGATGGAGATCTCGATGCATTTATTGAAGCCAGCCTAAAACAAGGCGTTTAA
- a CDS encoding c-type cytochrome, whose protein sequence is MVAKRYFIFVNCVAVIGVLVGCVSGYQAHGPVGLGKPISEDQVRAWNIDIGPTGAGLPTGSGTVAAGEKLYQQQCASCHGDKGQGGPANRLVGGGALNTDKQVKTVGSFWPYPTTIFDYIRRAMPHQAPQSLTNDQVYAATAYILYLNKIISADQVIDAKTLPLVKMPNRDGFIPVEK, encoded by the coding sequence ATGGTCGCTAAAAGATATTTCATCTTCGTTAACTGTGTAGCGGTAATTGGGGTGCTCGTGGGCTGTGTGAGTGGCTATCAAGCCCATGGCCCTGTGGGTCTTGGCAAGCCCATTTCTGAAGATCAGGTGCGCGCTTGGAATATTGATATTGGTCCAACTGGTGCTGGGCTACCCACTGGTTCTGGAACTGTGGCTGCCGGAGAAAAGTTATACCAGCAACAGTGCGCCTCATGTCATGGTGACAAAGGTCAAGGCGGTCCTGCAAATCGGTTGGTTGGTGGTGGAGCATTGAATACGGATAAGCAAGTTAAAACCGTAGGAAGTTTTTGGCCGTACCCAACCACAATTTTTGATTACATCAGAAGAGCGATGCCCCACCAGGCGCCACAATCTCTAACGAATGATCAAGTGTATGCAGCGACTGCTTATATTTTGTATCTAAATAAAATCATTTCAGCTGATCAAGTGATTGATGCCAAGACCCTGCCTTTGGTAAAGATGCCCAATCGGGATGGATTTATTCCTGTTGAGAAATAG
- the soxC gene encoding sulfite dehydrogenase: protein MSKKDVFSKRRDFLKSSVAVGVSVGGAVSAHSSPLKNQDNGFLEVDPWTKTQGSGFVNPPYGLPSKYEKNVVRLLPSPAPTFLTGSRTPLQSLHGIITPNGLVFERHHAGVPDINPDLHKLVIHGLVDRPMVFTMDDIVRFPSESRIYFLECSGNSAAELKKASNQTVQQIHGLVSCCEWTGVRLSTILQECGVQSNAKWALAEGADGAAMTRSIPMSKLMDDALLVYAQNGEMLRAEQGYPLRLFLPGYEGNMSIKWLRRIKLGAEPWQTREETSAYTDLRADGKASQFTFSMEVKSVITQPSGMMKLKSKGFYEISGFAWSGNGKIRRVEVSTNGGKSWNDAVLQEPVMDKSLVRFRFPWVWDGAPATLMSRAVDSSGEVQPTMDAVIKAKSANTFYHNNAIQPWRVAANGEVTNGR from the coding sequence ATGTCTAAGAAGGATGTATTTTCTAAACGCCGAGATTTTCTAAAGTCTTCAGTTGCAGTTGGGGTTAGTGTCGGGGGCGCTGTTAGCGCGCACTCTTCTCCTCTCAAAAACCAGGACAATGGATTTTTGGAAGTTGATCCATGGACCAAAACGCAGGGCTCTGGTTTCGTAAATCCTCCTTACGGGCTGCCATCTAAGTACGAAAAAAATGTTGTGCGCCTTCTTCCTTCTCCGGCGCCTACTTTTTTAACGGGGTCGCGAACTCCTTTGCAAAGTTTGCACGGAATTATTACCCCCAATGGTCTAGTGTTCGAGCGTCACCATGCGGGCGTTCCCGATATCAACCCCGACTTACATAAATTGGTAATTCATGGTTTAGTTGATCGACCAATGGTTTTCACAATGGATGACATTGTTCGGTTTCCATCAGAATCTAGAATTTACTTTTTAGAGTGCTCCGGCAATAGTGCTGCTGAACTCAAGAAGGCAAGCAACCAAACGGTTCAGCAAATTCATGGATTGGTCTCTTGTTGCGAGTGGACTGGCGTTCGCCTATCTACCATTTTGCAAGAGTGTGGAGTGCAGTCAAATGCTAAATGGGCATTAGCGGAGGGTGCTGATGGCGCTGCGATGACTCGTAGCATTCCCATGAGTAAGTTAATGGATGATGCGTTATTAGTCTATGCTCAAAATGGTGAGATGTTGCGCGCTGAGCAAGGCTATCCTCTGCGCTTATTTTTGCCTGGGTATGAAGGCAATATGAGTATTAAATGGTTGCGCAGAATAAAGTTGGGAGCTGAACCCTGGCAAACTCGCGAAGAGACGTCTGCGTATACCGATCTTCGGGCTGATGGTAAGGCATCACAATTTACTTTTTCAATGGAGGTGAAGTCTGTTATCACCCAACCATCAGGCATGATGAAGCTGAAATCTAAAGGTTTTTATGAAATCTCTGGCTTTGCATGGTCTGGTAATGGGAAGATTCGGCGAGTAGAGGTCTCAACCAATGGCGGCAAATCATGGAATGATGCTGTACTGCAAGAGCCAGTAATGGATAAGTCCTTGGTTCGATTTCGTTTTCCATGGGTTTGGGATGGGGCGCCAGCCACATTAATGAGTAGGGCGGTTGACTCTAGTGGTGAAGTTCAACCCACTATGGATGCTGTAATAAAAGCAAAAAGTGCAAACACCTTCTATCACAATAATGCAATTCAACCTTGGCGAGTTGCAGCAAATGGGGAGGTGACTAATGGTCGCTAA
- a CDS encoding disulfide bond formation protein B, whose translation MFAVILQQTGYQGVSFLPCPLCILQRVGFLGVAIFCFLAAGSIRLRKFFHGLATIAAAYGLTVAGHQVWLLSHPGASCGIDPLEVWINQFQLSQNIPWLFKADGLCTAKLPPILGLQVPEWSAFWFLVLFAVLLGTLVGKKDKI comes from the coding sequence ATGTTCGCCGTAATCTTGCAACAGACGGGATACCAGGGCGTGAGCTTTTTGCCATGCCCTTTGTGTATTTTGCAAAGAGTGGGGTTTTTGGGGGTCGCCATTTTTTGTTTCTTGGCTGCGGGATCTATCCGGCTGCGTAAATTTTTCCATGGGTTGGCCACCATAGCAGCAGCCTATGGTCTTACAGTTGCCGGTCATCAGGTGTGGCTTTTATCTCATCCTGGCGCATCTTGTGGCATTGATCCATTGGAGGTTTGGATCAATCAATTTCAGCTTTCCCAAAATATTCCTTGGCTTTTTAAAGCAGACGGCCTATGTACCGCGAAACTCCCGCCAATTCTTGGTCTCCAAGTGCCGGAATGGTCTGCATTCTGGTTTTTAGTACTTTTTGCTGTCTTATTAGGTACTTTGGTGGGTAAAAAAGACAAGATTTGA